One Melospiza georgiana isolate bMelGeo1 chromosome 12, bMelGeo1.pri, whole genome shotgun sequence genomic window carries:
- the LOC131088650 gene encoding TLR adapter interacting with SLC15A4 on the lysosome-like — MLAEGILTRLIYRESCHQDKPRKSPASQKAKEGIWRQKLVDIPRIKGFADGCEKQEELSARSSKVEAGSSPRWGSIGKEPAKDQGMLVKGTASPAVHIPRRGGSLDEVDLYRSWPCNSIYQNYPDLQIGGDRVGGPTRDSGCVLDHGCDELPDGPVLLSIDIPLGQSPLCEHPRKPTGVSLPGDEAGERSLLLSEEPLSNSALNKYMEAKVAELYKQFFEESLARCGSITNLLTCSWIRNSLDQISVQISQEQNIETSRARGALLHSLALFSSRNAPNRNSSEFSTPNLQISKTGAAKWSCRVEFTS; from the coding sequence ATGCTGGCAGAAGGCATCCTAACGAGGCTCATCTACAGAGAAAGCTGTCATCAAGATAAGCCTCGAAAATCCCCTGCATCCCAAAAAGCCAAAGAGGGAATCTGGAGACAGAAACTTGTAGACATCCCAAGAATTAAAGGCTTTGCTGATGGATGTGAGAAGCAGGAGGAGCTCTCTGCCAGAAGCAGCAAAGTGGAAGCCGGGAGCAGCCCCCGATGGGGATCCATAGGGAAGGAGCCTGCAAAGGATCAGGGAATGCTGGTTAAAGGCACTGCATCCCCAGCTGTACACATccccaggagaggagggagccTGGACGAGGTGGATTTGTACAGGTCCTGGCCATGCAACAGCATTTACCAGAACTACCCTGACCTGCAGATCGGGGGGGACCGCGTGGGGGGCCCCACGCGTGACTCGGGCTGTGTCCTGGACCACGGGTGTGATGAGCTCCCTGATgggcctgtgctgctctccataGACATTCCCCTGGGTCAATCCCCTCTCTGTGAGCATCCCAGAAAGCCcactggggtgtccctgcctggagATGAAGCTGGAGAAAGGAGCCTCCTGCTCAGCGAGGAGCCCCTGTCCAACTCCGCGCTCAACAAGTACATGGAAGCCAAAGTGGCAGAGCTCTACAAACAGTTTTTTGAAGAAAGCCTGGCCAGGTGTGGTTCCATAACAAACCTGCTGACCTGCAGCTGGATAAGGAACAGCCTGGACCAGATAAGTGTTCAGATCTCCCAGGAGCAGAACATAGAAACCTCCAGAGCCAGGGGAGCCCTCCTGCACTCGTTGGCTTTGTTCAGCTCCCGCAACGCTCCCAACAGGAACAGCTCCGAGTTCAGCACCCCAAACCTCCAAATCTCCAAGACAGGGGCTGCAAAATGGAGCTGCAGGGTGGAATTCACATCCTGA